ataaatattaattgaATAAACAATACTTTTATAATAAATCGAAATAATCAATGAAATACCATAACAGATTCACACATTTCATGTTAAGATACAATAAAGcgaataaataaaatatttaaaaccaATATTTCAAACAGCACTGTTTTCGATTAGCACCGCCACACGAGTGATGCTCAGACAATTGGCCAATTTCAACCATCGAAAACAAAATTATCGATATTTTCATCGGCAGCTTGCCATCTctatataataaaataaaaaaatttctTAAATAAAATGGATGCAAATGCAACGATTACAGGCGATGTGGATAAAACGAAGGTAAGAAGGTATcttcaatggcaatggcatcCGTCTTGTAATTTGACTATTATTTCAGATACCGCCTCTTAACCAAAAACGGATACTGGCGTTTGTCAACCACTTCCTAATCAGCACCTGCACCTTTCTCAATGAGTTTGCTTTGGGCTGTGAAACGAAGTTTGTTGAAATGGAGAGGCAATTACAAAAGACGGAGGCTTCTTTGGTAATTTTGGAAGCAAAGCTGGCATCCATTCCCACCGACAGCGAAATTATCGGTGACACAAACAGTCCAGCAAAACCCCTGCCAGCCACTACCGAGATTGATGAAGCCCCAACGCCTGCCGTCGAAGAACCGCCTGTTCCTGAGCCCGAGCTGGAGCCGGAAACTGAGCAGGAGCCCGAGCTGGCGGGGGTGCGGACCTGCGAGGATATTCGTTATAGGAAATTCTTCAAAATGCTACATTTTGGAGTGCCGGCACAGGCTGTCAAGCAGAAAATGAAATCCGAAGGCTTGGATTCACAGCTCCTGGAGTGCGTATGAATAGCCTTGTTAGCTTATATTGATTCGAATCATTTTCAATCCGCTATATTTCAGTACACCCGATCGAATTCTGGAAGATGGTGTCCGTGAGTAGACAGAGAACTGAAGAACCAGCAGCACAGGACGCTTTGTGATATAGCAATTATTGCTACATTTGtaaattaaaaatttttcTAAAGCTTACGTCTacaatttaatttgttttatttgcCGCCACATAAGCGCGGTGCAGAAAACAACTTAAAACACTTCGATATAGAAAACGTATGGGTGGGTGCCTAGAACTGGATCATCTGTCCCTTGCGCTTCTTGTCACCACCCAACTCGAAGTGCTTGCAACGCTTCAGAGGAGTCTGCTTGCGGTACTTGCACTCAGTGCATTCCATACGCAGCACAATCTTCTTGGTGGTCTTAGCCTGCAAATGAGAAAAAAACACGTTAGCAATGGAAACGCTCGAGTTGCAACTATTTAAAATTGTTTGGAGCTACAGGTGGGGCGGTTATGGTCAAATTCAGGACGACATAACGCTGCCTTTAAGGCCGCACTCGGTGCAGCCACCACATTTTTATTTGGCACCATATGTCCCACCAAATAGCCGAATGCTCCATGAGCGCAGCGATTTAGGTCTACTGGAAGTGCGAATGTCGATGAACAACAGATAAAGTGTAAAGAGAGAGACCCACGAAAATGAATTACATTGATTAATATTGTCTGGAGTTGCAGGTGGGGCGGTTATGGTCATATTAAGGACGACATAACGCTGCCTTTAAGGCCGCACTCGGTGCAACCACCACATTTTGCTTTGGCACCATATGTCCCACCAAAAAGCCGAATGCTCCATGAGCGCAGCGATTTAGGTCTACTGGAAGTGCAAACTAATTTCGATTTTCTATTAGAGAAGCGAGTCTCACCTTCTTCCTGAAGATGGGCTTGGTCTGGCCACCGAAACCCTGCTGTTTCCTGTCGTAACGCCTTCGGCCCTGAGCACCCTTGCGCTCCTTGGACTTCTTGTACTGCGTCACTTTGTGCAGCTTGTGGACCTTGCACTTTTTGCAGAAGGTGCGGCGTTGTTTTGGTACATTCACCTGGTGAGGGGGACACAGAACATAGCATATTAGATTTCCGGCAATGCAAGCAAAGCAAACACAAATTTTTCAAAATCAAATAGAACGCACTCAACGcacaacacaaaacacaaTATTACCCACAAAGGGTAATAAATGTTGCACTTTGCAAGAATTCAATACTTCTACATGGTTTCAACAATAATTAACGCGGATGTTTGGCGATTTTTTAAAGCCAATTTAAACACATACCATCTTGACATATACGAAGTTCCAAAAGAAGGAATTAGAGGTGGAGAACTATCGATGGCACTACTATCGCGCTACTAAACTATCGATGGTTCAATGTTTCGATAGTGGGCGATAGTGGTTGATAGTATGGTTTACCCATCAGCAAAGAAAATTTGTGTGGGTGGGAAATATGTGACAATTTCATTGATAATACCATTGGCATATGGACTTTATCGTCAAGTCGAAAATCTTTCACCACAGTTAAAAACTGAAGTAGgggaaaatatgaaaaatgcTTTATTGGAGTCGATCAAAAAACGCCTATCTACATATGAGCAACGGACTGTAACTAGGATGGCCATGATATTATGATCCGCGCTTCAAGAAAGATGGATTTCAGCTAAACTCAAATGCTGAACAAGCTTCAGTCTTTCTTGAAAATGAATTGGTCAATTTGGATAATAATGATGAAAACCCTGTTAACTTGGATGTTGAAGCAAACACTACAACAGAGGACtaattttttgattttt
The sequence above is a segment of the Drosophila miranda strain MSH22 chromosome 4, D.miranda_PacBio2.1, whole genome shotgun sequence genome. Coding sequences within it:
- the LOC108162700 gene encoding WASH complex subunit 3; translation: MDANATITGDVDKTKIPPLNQKRILAFVNHFLISTCTFLNEFALGCETKFVEMERQLQKTEASLVILEAKLASIPTDSEIIGDTNSPAKPLPATTEIDEAPTPAVEEPPVPEPELEPETEQEPELAGVRTCEDIRYRKFFKMLHFGVPAQAVKQKMKSEGLDSQLLDTPDRILEDGVRE
- the LOC108162701 gene encoding 60S ribosomal protein L44, with protein sequence MVNVPKQRRTFCKKCKVHKLHKVTQYKKSKERKGAQGRRRYDRKQQGFGGQTKPIFRKKAKTTKKIVLRMECTECKYRKQTPLKRCKHFELGGDKKRKGQMIQF